From a single Salvelinus sp. IW2-2015 linkage group LG22, ASM291031v2, whole genome shotgun sequence genomic region:
- the LOC111949868 gene encoding mediator of RNA polymerase II transcription subunit 29, giving the protein MKECSPLQNFPEEEVHKKMAAQQQPGGPIPQVGMQQAATLQQQQLSQQQDFDPVHRFKMLIPQLKESLQNVMKIASLNLGHNTSIDNGIKSSDASVQRFDKSLEEFYALCDQLELCLRLAYECLSQSIDSAKHSPNLVPTATKPDTVQTESLSYSQYLSMIKSQISCAKDIHNALLECSKKIAGKGQPPGVL; this is encoded by the exons ATGAAAGAATGTAGTCCCCTGCAAAACTTCCCCGAAGAAGAAGTTCACAAAAAAATGGCTGCACAGCAACAACCCGGTGGACCGATTCCCCAAGTTGGAATGCAGCAAGCTGCTACACTTCAACAACAGCAGTTGAGTCAACAGCAAGATTTCGACCCTGTTCATCGATTCAAAATGCTTATTCCACAATTAAAAGAGAGCCTCCAG AATGTCATGAAGATTGCCTCTTTAAATTTGGGACATAATACATCAATTGACAATGGCAT AAAGAGCAGTGATGCCAGTGTACAGCGGTTTGACAAGAGTCTGGAAGAGTTTTATGCCCTATGTGATCAGCTGGAACTCTGCtta CGGCTTGCCTACGAGTGCTTATCCCAGAGCATTGACAGTGCCAAGCACTCTCCTAACCTGGTCCCAACAGCCACCAAGCCTGACACCGTACAGACAGAGTCCCTGTCCTACTCACAGTACCTCAGCATGATCAAGTCGCAGATCTCCTGCGCCAAAGACATTCATAACGCTCTATTGGAGTGCTCCAAGAAAATCGCAGGAAAGGGCCAGCCACCAGGAGTCCTGTAG